A section of the Oryza sativa Japonica Group chromosome 1, ASM3414082v1 genome encodes:
- the LOC4324850 gene encoding scarecrow-like protein 1, producing the protein MSFIRRADPSTTYADNLYIHKFGTPNSNFAARRYASDTQLFRYGPEPYNPENSFYNQQASPMPYMVTADGHSPSSADNSCSDVAKDSPLVSNVSQQNSQSISDNQSSELEVEFDEDDIRMKLQELEHALLDDSDDILYEISQAGSINDEWADPMKNVILPNSPKESESSISCAGSNNGEPRTPKQLLFDCAMALSDYNVDEAQAIITDLRQMVSIQGDPSQRIAAYLVEGLAARIVASGKGIYKALSCKEPPTLYQLSAMQILFEICPCFRFGFMAANYAILEACKGEDRVHIIDFDINQGSQYITLIQFLKNNANKPRHLRITGVDDPETVQRTVGGLKVIGQRLEKLAEDCGISFEFRAVGANIGDVTPAMLDCCPGEALVVNFAFQLHHLPDESVSIMNERDQLLRMVKGLQPKLVTLVEQDANTNTAPFQTRFREVYDYYAALFDSLDATLPRESPDRMNVERQCLAREIVNILACEGPDRVERYEVAGKWRARMTMAGFTPCPFSSNVISGIRSLLKSYCDRYKFEEDHGGLHFGWGEKTLIVSSAWQ; encoded by the exons ATGTCTTTTATCAGGCGAGCAGACCCGTCAACCACTTACGCAGATAATCTTTACATACATAAATTTGGCActccaaattcaaatttcgcTGCACGAAGATATGCGTCCGACACACAGCTGTTCCGTTATGGGCCTGAACCATACAATCCTGAGAACTCCTTTTACAATCAACAGGCCTCACCAATGCCGTACATGGTAACAGCTGATGGCCATTCTCCATCTTCTGCAGACAATTCCTGCTCAGATGTGGCAAAAGACTCACCATTGGTGTCCAATGTATCTCAGCAGAATTCTCAGTCTATATCAGACAATCAGAGTTCTGAACTTGAAGTAGAGTTTGATGAAGATGATATCAGGATGAAGCTTCAGGAGCTGGAGCATGCTTTACTTGATGATAGTGATGACATCTTGTATGAGATTTCCCAGGCAGGTAGCATTAACGATGAATGGGCTGATCCAATGAAGAATGTCATACTCCCTAACTCACCAAAAGAATCGGAATCAAGCATCAGTTGTGCTGGTAGCAACAATGGAGAACCACGGACCCCAAAGCAGTTGCTCTTTGACTGTGCAATGGCATTATCTGATTATAATGTAGATGAAGCACAGGCAATCATAACGGACCTCCGGCAGATGGTCTCAATCCAAGGGGACCCTTCTCAGAGGATTGCAGCCTATCTAGTGGAAGGTCTTGCAGCAAGAATAGTAGCTTCAGGGAAAGGCATATACAAGGCCTTGTCGTGCAaagagcccccgactctttATCAGCTTTCGGCAATGCAAATCCTCTTTGAAATCTGCCCGTGCTTCCGATTTGGTTTCATGGCTGCTAATTATGCTATACTTGAAGCCTGCAAAGGTGAAGATAGAGTGCACATTATAGACTTTGACATTAATCAGGGCAGCCAGTACATTACACTGATACAGTTTCTGAAAAATAATGCAAATAAGCCACGTCATTTGAGAATAACTGGTGTGGATGATCCTGAAACGGTACAGAGGACCGTTGGCGGTTTGAAGGTCATTGGTCAACGTCTAGAGAAACTTGCAGAGGACTGTGGGATATCTTTTGAGTTCAGGGCAGTTGGTGCTAACATTGGGGATGTTACACCTGCAATGCTAGATTGTTGTCCTGGGGAAGCACTAGTTGTCAATTTTGCATTCCAGCTGCACCACCTTCCTGACGAGAGCGTTTCAATTATGAATGAAAGGGACCAACTCCTTCGAATGGTGAAGGGTCTGCAACCAAAGCTCGTCACACTGGTTGAGCAGGATGCCAATACCAATACTGCTCCATTTCAGACAAG GTTCCGTGAGGTTTATGATTATTATGCTGCACTTTTTGATTCACTGGACGCGACACTTCCAAGGGAAAGTCCGGATAGAATGAATGTGGAGCGGCAATGTCTTGCTCGTGAAATTGTCAACATCTTGGCTTGCGAAGGTCCTGATCGTGTGGAGAG ATATGAAGTTGCTGGAAAATGGAGGGCAAGAATGACAATGGCTGGCTTCACACCATGCCCATTTAGTAGCAATGTCATCAGCGGGATAAGATCGTTACTGAAGTCGTACTGTGACAGATACAAGTTCGAGGAGGACCATGGGGGACTTCACTTCGGCTGGGGAGAGAAAACTCTAATCGTCTCCTCCGCATGGCAATAG
- the LOC9268780 gene encoding uncharacterized protein — protein MSCRCHHHPHHPTAGIEMSSAAELPSAGVAAAGGDCGERRRLHGVPSGGGAGVERRPASGATETRVWRRRPAGRAGRGRARRTPPRVPPAAAAVVSSIFAVVELSPGTAAARRRSATPSAPTASTRSRCSSFSQQIYPMVNEDAQYGDELRAVCPPDAEETAWVHLDHGTPGELDSQCYVQERARREGAGYSTRITGH, from the coding sequence ATGTCgtgccgctgccaccaccacccgcaCCACCCGACGGCCGGCATCGAGATGTCGTCGGCGGCCGAGCTCCCCTCTGCGGGTGTCGCGGCGGCTGGCGGAGactgcggcgagcggcggcggctgcacggagTCCCGAGCGGCGGAGGCGCAGGTGTGGAGCGGCGGCCTGcgagcggcgcgacggagacgcgggtgtggcggcggcgacctgcaGGTCGAGCAGGGCGCGGCCGAGCTCGCCGTACCCCGCCGCGtgtgcctcccgccgccgccgctgtggtCTCCTCCATCTTCGCCGTGGTGGAGCTCAGCccgggcaccgccgccgcccgcaggcGATCAGCTACACCGTCCGCTCCGACCGCCTCGACGCGCTCGCGCTGCTCCTCCTTCTCGCAGCAGATATACCCCATGGTGAACGAAGACGCGCAgtacggcgacgagctccgggcCGTGTGCCCGCCGGATGCGGAGGAGACGGCGTGGGTGCACCTGGACCACGGCACGCCGGGGGAGCTCGACAGCCAGTGCTACGTACAGGAACGTGCTCGCCGGGAAGGTGCTGGCTATTCAACTCGGATCACTGGGCACTGA